Genomic segment of Ralstonia pickettii:
CGTGACATTAAACGACGCACCTGAGAACACGAGGAAGACACCCATTCACGACCGAGGCCGTTTCCCCTCCCTCAGATTGGAGCTCGTATCCAAAGCCCGGTCCTCGTGCACTTCTCGGGACATGAAAGACTCAGACAAGTAAAGCCTCATGCTCAAGGCCCGCGACGTAATGCTGCATGAGGCCGACGACGCGTCGCACGTACCTTCAGGCTCGGGCTTTTTGTAGAAGGCGGTGACCCGGGCAGCCAGTGCGTGCGTTTTCTCCTTCACGACGTCGAGGTAGTGGGTGTTGTGCCCAAAGCTCAGATAGAAACCAGCCACCAGCCACAAGAAGATCATCAACACCAGCGCGTGGGCCAGCAGACGCAGCAGGCGAAAGCGGAACTCCCAACGCAGGTTCGGGCGCACCAGGTGTGCCTCGGGGAAGACGCCTCGCTTGAAGAGGTCCTGCAAGAAGTAGCTGTCGGAGGTTGCCGTGGCGTTGGCATCTTGTTCCTCGTCGAGCGCCTTGGCGTCCAGCACCTGCAACGTCACTGTGTCGTCGGCGGCATTGACCGATGCACCGGTCTGCGCCGCACTGGTGAAATGCACGCCTCGCAGCATCGCGTTGTGTTGCGTGTTGTCGTAGCGGGAGTTTTCAAAGATCTGGTCAACCAGATCGGCCAGCGGGTTGGTCAGGGCATCGAACTCTTCGGCCAGGCCCAGCAGTGCTTTCTTGCGGCCAGCGTCGAACTCTTCGTTGAAGCGATCGGTCTCGCCGGCGATGAGACGTGCTTCCAACGCGGCCATCTCGGTGCGGCATAGTGCGCCGATGGCGTGGGCGGTCTCGCCACGCTTGGGGCGATGCGCCGCCGGTAGGCCAAAGCCCCACGACTGCGCCCGCCCCTCGCTTCCCAGGTATTGGAAGTACTGGGCAAAGCCAGGCAACAGGTCGAGCTTGGTTACCACGACATAGATCGGGAACTGGATGCCCAGCTCTTGGCGCAACTCGATCAGACGGTGGCGGATCTTGAGCGCTTCGTCGGCACGTTCCTGTGCGGTCTGGCGGACCAGATCCGCCACGCTGACGGTGACCACCGCGCCGTTGATGGGCGCGCGGCCTCGATACTTGCGCAGCAGATCGAGGAAGCGGCCCCACTCGGCTTTGACAGCCGCGGGCTTGCGGTCTTGGCTGGTGTAGTTGCCGACTGGGTCGATCAGCACGGCTTCATTGCTGAAACGCCAGACGGGTGCCTTGCGGTCTTCCTCCGCGCGACCGGGCGAACCGGCGCCGCTTGCCAGCGGGAAGCGCAGGCCGGCATTGCTCAGTACGCTGGTCTTGCCGGTGCCGGCAATACCCAGGGTCAGGAACCACGGCAGTTCGTACAGATAGCGTCGCCCCTCGAACAGCCGACCCAGGCCGCTGCGGGTGCGCAGTGCCTTCAACTGGCGAATGGCGGCATCCACGCTACTGGTGACGGCTTTGACATCAGACTCGGGGGCCACCTCTTCTTCGTCGTCGGTCTTGGCATCCAGCCATTTCCGGACCACGCCACCTGAACGAATACTGCGCCAGAGCAACGCAAACAGGTAGACAACCGACACGAGAACGATGACGGCAATGAGCAGGAGACGGGGTGTTGTATCTTGCAGCGGACGGTGTGCGTTCAAGGCCAGCAACGGGCCAGCGTGCCAGATCAGCAGGCACAGGGCCGTCGCTGCCAGAAAGAACACGGGCCACCCGCAGACCACAAAGACATAGAGCGCCAGCAGCAAGGCAATCACCGCCACGCGTACGCCGACACCCGCCAGGGGCACGATGCCATCAAAGCTCAGCAGCGGGCCAATCCACCAGACGGCCGCCGCGACCAGCAGGATCGCCAGCAGGAGCAGCATCTGCCAGCTAAAGAGCGCGTTGCGCAGTCGTTTCAAGAATTCCATACCTAGATCCAATTACTGCGTGACGTCGATCTGCACGCGGCGGTTCGCTGCCCGGCCATTCCAAGTCGAGTTATCGGCCACGGGTTCGGTGTCGCCCTTGCCCACGGCTTCGAGCCGGCCCTGTGCCACGCCACGCGAGGCGAGGTATTCAGAGACGTGCACGGCACGCTCTTCCGAGAGCACCTGGTTGGAAGGGAACTTAGCCGTCTTGATGGGCTGGTTGTCACTGTGGCCGGTGACGGTTACCTTGCCGGGTACCTTGGTGATTTCCGAGGCGATCTTGTCCAGCAGGGGCTGGACCTTGGCGTTCACGTCCGCGCGACCGCCGGCAAACATGTCGTCGCCACGGAAGGTGACGGCGCTGTGGGTGGCATCTTCCTCCACCTTGACCTGGCCACGAGCGATTTCGTCCTTGAGCAGTTCGGCCAGACGCAGGACCACCTTTGGCGGTGGCGGCGGCGTGATCTGCCCGATGGCCTGGATCTGTTGTTCCAGATCGTGCGTGCGCAGCGAGAGCTGGTACTTGTACCAGCCAAACAAGCCGAAGGCGGCCATGCCCAGCACGGTGGCGCTGAACCAGATCGGGACGGTGCGAATCATGGAGAAGCGCCCTGCCGGTGTCACGGGCAGATTCGGGGACAGTTCCCTGGGCACGGCGCCGCGATGCTTGCGGATCAGGGTATGCAGGCTCTGCCGAATCGCCAGGTGTTGCCGCTCGCCCTCAGCGGGGCCACGATAGCGGCCCTGGAAATCGAGCGAGAGCAGGTAGTAGATCAGCTCGATGACGTCGATGTGCTCTTCAGGGCTGTTGACCAGCCGGCCGAGCACTTGGAAGACCTTGGTGCCGCCGTCAGTGCCGCCATGGTGTTTGACGAGCAGGCTGTCCTTCGCCCAGGAACCATTGCTGCCCCATGGTGTGCCTAAAGCCGCTTCATCCAAGGCGGTGCACAGGCTGTAGTGTGCGGCAAGGGTATGCTCGGACCGAATGCCCACCCGTTCGCAGACGGTCTGGAAGTCGTGCAGCTCTTGTTCAAGCACGTCTTTCAGAAGCGCGGCCTGATCGACGCGCAGTGTGCTCGGCATATCCGCCAGGGCGCGCAGCAAGGGCCGCGCGGCGGACAGTACCGGGTTGACTGCCTGCTTGGCTTTCTCGACACGTTGCTCGATCGGCTTGCGCTTGATCTGTCGTGGTTCGTTGGCAGCTCGGGTGGAGGCAGAGCGTACCGGCTCGGGGCTAGGCTGCGCTGCTGGCTCTTGCATCAGATTGCTAGTCGCTGCGCCTGCTGATGATGGTCCCATTAACGCACCCCCCACAGTTCAAGCCGCAGCTCGGGGAAGTTCCCTGCCACATGCAAGGCCAAGCCGCCGTAGCGCTGGACTTGCGCCCACAGAGGATGGTCTTGCGGCAGTTCGAAATAGACCTGGCCCGCATTGAACGGAATCTGGCGCGGCGGTACGGGCATCGCCTGCAGCGGGATGCCGGGCAGGTGCGAACGGATGAGTTCGGCCAGCCGCTCGGCCGGGCCGACCTTGGCTTGCGCGGGGAACTGCTGCTGCAGCACGTCACTGGGCAGTTGTGCGCCCACGGCCAGCACGAAGGTGTTGAACCGCTCGAACTCGGCCGGGTCCAGCACCGCCAGACGGATGCCGTGTTGCTGGTCGCGCAATTCGATGCGCTGGGCGCCGCGCTCCAGTACCACGTTGAGCAGGAAGCGCAGGTCATCCACCACCGGCTTGATGCAGGTGTGGGGCTCGTCGTGCCGGTACCGGCCTGAAGGACATGCTCAAGGAGCAGGCCGCTATGGGCCTGCCCGCGCCCAGCTACCTGGCCTACGACGCCGCCCATGCCAAGGAGCGCATGCAGGACTACTGGGTCAAGCTGCACAAGAAGCCCGACACCGGCAAGACCGTGCGCGGCCTGCGTGTTGATGAGGGCATGATCGTCGGCGAAACCACCTTCTCGCTGGATGCGGCCTGGCGGCTGGTCTTCGATAAGGTGGCCCGTGCCGCCGAAGCCAAAAGCATGGAAGACAATCCCACCGGCAAGCTCCCCCAAGTGGTGCTCAAGGCTGGTGATGAAACCGTGGGCTTCTACGATCTGCAAGAAGCGCTGGCGTTCCTGGCCGAGCACCCCAACAAGCTGGTGTGGGTGTGGAACCTGGATGCCCCCAACTACCCCATGGGCCAGCAGACCAACGAAAACACCGCCATCCTGATCCTGGGCCACCCCAGCGCCAACTGGGGTTACACGCCCTTGGCCTCCATCTACACACCGCAGCACCATGAAGGTGGCATCGACGCCCGTGCACCCAACCCCGGCGGCGCCTGGAGCCCGATGATGCAGGCGCTCCAGGCGCAAGCCCCAGACAACCATCCAGTCGAGCGTCTGTACCACGACGTACACAAGCACAGCGCCAACATCAACACCCTCATGCGGCCCGTGCACGCTGCCGTGCACCAGCAATGGCCGGACCTGGATCAAGTTGGCAACTTCTATAGCGTGTCCCAAGTGATGGAAGGCCCGGCGCGCGCGGCCAGCTTTGCGGTCAACGCCGCGTTTGCCGCGGCCTATGCCAACCAGAGCGGCAAGAGCGCCGTCGTCACCAGCGTGGTCGATGCCAAAGATAGCTGGGCCGTGCTGATTGGCCCGCCGCCGGGCTGGCAGCCCTCGCCACCGGTCAGGCGGTGGGATCGCGCACGGGGCGAGGGGCGGGCCTATTGGCCGTGGTTTGGGGAGCCTGTTGAGAAAAAATAACTCATATGTCTGAACATCGCCCTCCCATCCGCCCCAACGCACAACTGCTGCCGACACTCTTTGACCGGTTGCGCGACGCTGCACCACAGCGGCAAACGGAAGCCGCCAACGAATACACGGTCACGCGCACGCAGATGCGCGAGATCCTCCAGCGCGATCTGACGTACCTGCTCAACACCACGAATCGCGAAGACGAGATCGATCGGACACGCTACCCAGAGGCGGCAAGTTCCACCATCAACTATGGGGTACCGCCGGTGGCCGGCAGCTATCTGTCGGAACACAAGTGGACCGACATCGTCAAGATCGTGCGCCGCGCGATTCTGGATTTCGAGCCACGGCTGATTCCTGGCTCGCTGGAAGTCAAGCCGTTGCTCAAGGAAGACGCGCCAACTCGCTACAACGTGCTGCTGTTCGAGATCAGCGGGCTGATCCACATGGACCCGTACCCGATGGCCTTTACCGCGCAGAGCTCGCTCGATCTGGAAACTGGCCACATGAACGTTCGCTCACTTCACGCCCACTGAGACCATGGACCCGCAACTGCTGGATTACTACAACCGGGAACTGGTCTACATGCGAGAGCTGGCCGGTGAATTCGCCCGGCAGCACCCGAAGGTGGCCAAGCGCCTTGGCATGCACGGCATCGAGGTGGCGGACCCATATGTGGAACGCCTGATCGAGGCGTTCTGCCTGTTGTCGGCACGCACCCAGATCAAGCTGGATGCGGAGTTCCCGCGCTTCACGCAACGGTTGCTGGAGGTGG
This window contains:
- the tssM gene encoding type VI secretion system membrane subunit TssM translates to MEFLKRLRNALFSWQMLLLLAILLVAAAVWWIGPLLSFDGIVPLAGVGVRVAVIALLLALYVFVVCGWPVFFLAATALCLLIWHAGPLLALNAHRPLQDTTPRLLLIAVIVLVSVVYLFALLWRSIRSGGVVRKWLDAKTDDEEEVAPESDVKAVTSSVDAAIRQLKALRTRSGLGRLFEGRRYLYELPWFLTLGIAGTGKTSVLSNAGLRFPLASGAGSPGRAEEDRKAPVWRFSNEAVLIDPVGNYTSQDRKPAAVKAEWGRFLDLLRKYRGRAPINGAVVTVSVADLVRQTAQERADEALKIRHRLIELRQELGIQFPIYVVVTKLDLLPGFAQYFQYLGSEGRAQSWGFGLPAAHRPKRGETAHAIGALCRTEMAALEARLIAGETDRFNEEFDAGRKKALLGLAEEFDALTNPLADLVDQIFENSRYDNTQHNAMLRGVHFTSAAQTGASVNAADDTVTLQVLDAKALDEEQDANATATSDSYFLQDLFKRGVFPEAHLVRPNLRWEFRFRLLRLLAHALVLMIFLWLVAGFYLSFGHNTHYLDVVKEKTHALAARVTAFYKKPEPEGTCDASSASCSITSRALSMRLYLSESFMSREVHEDRALDTSSNLREGKRPRS
- the tssL gene encoding type VI secretion system protein TssL, long form: MQEPAAQPSPEPVRSASTRAANEPRQIKRKPIEQRVEKAKQAVNPVLSAARPLLRALADMPSTLRVDQAALLKDVLEQELHDFQTVCERVGIRSEHTLAAHYSLCTALDEAALGTPWGSNGSWAKDSLLVKHHGGTDGGTKVFQVLGRLVNSPEEHIDVIELIYYLLSLDFQGRYRGPAEGERQHLAIRQSLHTLIRKHRGAVPRELSPNLPVTPAGRFSMIRTVPIWFSATVLGMAAFGLFGWYKYQLSLRTHDLEQQIQAIGQITPPPPPKVVLRLAELLKDEIARGQVKVEEDATHSAVTFRGDDMFAGGRADVNAKVQPLLDKIASEITKVPGKVTVTGHSDNQPIKTAKFPSNQVLSEERAVHVSEYLASRGVAQGRLEAVGKGDTEPVADNSTWNGRAANRRVQIDVTQ
- the tssE gene encoding type VI secretion system baseplate subunit TssE codes for the protein MSEHRPPIRPNAQLLPTLFDRLRDAAPQRQTEAANEYTVTRTQMREILQRDLTYLLNTTNREDEIDRTRYPEAASSTINYGVPPVAGSYLSEHKWTDIVKIVRRAILDFEPRLIPGSLEVKPLLKEDAPTRYNVLLFEISGLIHMDPYPMAFTAQSSLDLETGHMNVRSLHAH